From the genome of Carettochelys insculpta isolate YL-2023 chromosome 23, ASM3395843v1, whole genome shotgun sequence:
tcactgGTCTGCGACATCATCTGCCCACTCGCATTGCCTCATTTCCCTCCCAGGCTAAGCAAACCTCCATTTTCCCCATTgacaggaaggaaaagtagggcacccTCACAGCCTGCAAACCAGTTTACACCAATGTCTTTCTTCTGTGGCTGACTTCTCaagtggccatccactgagtgttgttcctcccccccgccaccaccccgtgattgcatccaatccctgaaagtATGTTGATCCCTGCGCATCGGACAGGGACCCTCAaacttagaagaaagaggatagaaaagtctaagaaaaaaatttttgactttattgaaactgATACAGGGGCCCTGGAAAGCCTGAAGGAAGAGAAGACAGGAAAGGTTTTCAGAAAAGggagttgctgatggggagagtctttggctttccggtgcactataaGCTCTGTGCAACAAccgtgttctcaactggccatccactgagtgtcccacctcccagcattgcatgtgatccctgaaactAATCCGGGGGCCCAGACTGTGctctaaaattaaaataaagaggTTAGAAAAGTTCaggactttccccttcactacacagacattgccaacatggttAATGCCAGTGAAATACCAGACACTGAACTTacaacacaaacaggaatctcaacgaGATCCGCCCCCCAGTGTTTCTGCGGGGGGTCAAGGCGTGAAGACACGCAGCAGATATTAGCTAAAAGATTTTATGACTGAAATATAAAAGCAGCCAGTGCCTGCGACGGACAGCACGCTCCCCAAGAGTGGCGGGGTGGGCGCTGTGGTCGGCGGCTGCTGAAGTAGCTGGAGTACTCCCCCGATGtgtcttagctgccaggggagatttctcccccggcagcagcaagcctcgGTATGGGCATGTGGAGGCCCAGCTGAGGTGGTCCTCTCTGAGTATTTTAGCCACCTgcggggagacttccccatggcggctgcaagcccctgaatatctttcccacccttgaagCCCTAAACACACAcaatctatgacatggtgctgcctggcagcatggtctgcaccgaacagcaggcaggTCGTTTtggtgggttgggttgggttgggggctacccttgtgatgtggctgagcgcggGAAAGATGCCGAGTGCGTGgcggctgtgggggagggagggggctcgCGCACAGATGTgaaccgctgagaagaagtttctcggtgtCTTacacaagcacgacccccagctctgctgtggtGCAGCAGGACAgcggctggtgcctggcagcGCAGAAAACATACCAAGTGTAGAgccagaaccacgaactccctgctggggctgtgtgtgaggggtagatgcactcacagcgctaatagcaaagacaggCTCTCATAcgaacatgagcccacagccacaggcttgctgctcccgctttgaaCCTCAcgctcttcctgttacctaattaactgggGAGCAGCGTCCAGAGCGGAGcacagaggggcattgtgggtacatacgggacacttctggaggctaataaattccattttaagatgtggcatttCCACTcttggcctttaattgaacttttgaattcgagcttgacgctgcACCTGTCCGGTAGCAGCGATATTTTAATCTCAACATTAGTGCTCACAAACTCAAGCTAATGGTgtgtcagtgaagacagtcatgggaCTATCGAGCTAACTGCtgtaaattcgaatttatctcggcatgtagacacagccctaggcaGCCGGTgtgtgcctcagaggctcactatGACCCTCAGTGTAGCTTCTCTCCCTTTCAGGGCAGTGGCAAGAGGTAGGTTCTCCTTCGCTGGACGGGAGCATCCTGGGGCAGCAGGTTTTGTTCGTCCCCCAGCTCTTCTACTGCTCGAGGAAATGCCATAGTTGTCATGGCTACCCGCCAACACAAAGCCAGCGGGGGAAGCAGAGCGAAGCACAGAGAGAAGCAGAGCTTGGGGATCTGGGCCTAGACAAGAAAGAGAAAATACCTCTCTGCCTTTTAGCCaaccccagggctgctgagccGATCAGCTGCTCCCCTTTGTTCCCTGTCACAGTGGCTTCCAGTGTGATTTGCTCTTGGACAGCTGAAGGTCAGCCCCTTCCTcggcctcccagctgctgctggcctggccagaCCTTCCGCCGGAGCATGGGATGTGGGACTCCTGAACAAGCAAACACAAAGATGGGGGACACTTGCACCGGCTGTCAGAGTGGCTGGTTCTGCTGAACTTCATGGCCCTGGAGGTCTCATCCCTAGAGACAGGTACAGCTTCCTTtgctccctggctgggctgccccaCAGGCCGAGTTCTGCAGTGGGTTTGCTGGAAGAAACCCCCTTTATGCTTAACTCTGCAGTGTGCCTCTGATGTGCTCTTTAGCCACACTCCTTCCAGGCCTGGCATAGTGCGCGTGCTTTGAGCAGTTGCTTAGGGTGGCGGGAGACGTGCGTCCCTAGAGCGAAGCTGCTGGAAGGAGTCACGTGGGCTGAGCGGAGATGGGTACTTGTGACTAGCAGGTCATTGGCCACAGATTCCCAAATGCGACTGGCTGTGCCCTGCACGTGTCCCACAGACATTGATGCCCTTTCTGTGTGTGCGAAACAGCTGGCGCCCAGCAGCTGCGTGACCCATTTGCAGTCCCACAGGGCAGCTTGACGTTGGGATTTTTTCTGTGGTGTTGAGGCCACACCCTTGCTCACAGTGCGAGGCTGGCGCACGACGAAGGAACTGGCGCCCCACTGGTGTGACACTGGAGGACAGTGGCGGGGAATCAGGCCCACGGAGTGCAGGCAGGTGGTGTGAGTCCTACGTGGCATCGTCTGTCCAAGGAGCTAGGCTGAGTAGATAGAAACTTTTAACTTGCCTGGGCACAAAATTCTGCCTCCTGTTCTGCAGCAAGGCTGAGAGCCCTGCCGGGTGGCCTGGAGAGCGGCATTTCGACCTTAGCCCTGTGACCGACTGCCGCCTGCTCCTGCCTGCGCAGCCCCAGCGAGCTGCACAGGGTGCTTGGACAGGTGGGGGCAGTTGCTGCATTTGGCTCTCTTAGCAGCAGGAGGGACAAAGCTCTGCACTGGCCCGCGTGTGGCTGCGCTGCAGAACCGTCGCGAGCGTCTTGCCACAGAGAGAGAACAAATTCGTTGCATGCAGTTCACCAGCCCAGGCGTGTCACTGGGCTCAGTGACCTTCGCCCAGAGGAGGGGCCGGCTCCccggcagcagggggcagcatgaAGAGGGTGTTCCTGCAGTGGCATTGGGGAGCCAGCCCCCGGCGTGGGAGCAGTAGCGCTGGctcagtgggtggggggctgataCCCGCGAGGcacgggggcgggaggggagtgCTTGCCAGTGCTGGAGGAACCAAAGATGAACATGAGTGagtgtgcccccccccgccccggtaaGACAGTCGTGGGCGGAGGGGAGATCTGGATATCGCTGGCCACTGAATACAGGTAAGgctcctgtgccactgctgggCATGGGTGGCCCAACCCTCCCCCCGACcatagccccagccccacccagctgtgCGGGTGAGATTGGGGCTGGGGCCAAGGTCTGGGAAGCCCAAGCCAGCACCCGCTGCTCCTGCCAGGTGCAACCACAACACAGCCAGGCTCCAGTcccagtgcttgggtggctgggcCGACCCCGGAGGTGCCATGGTTGGGTAAAGCAGTGGCCACACTCCCAGTGCCAAGCATTCCCACCAGCCTCCCGCATCCCCGGTCTCAATCGTCCACCCTGTTCCCTCACTCCAGCACTCAcctgcatccccatcccctgccctgagccccccactcaccccacaTCACTTCTCACAGGCACTGTAACCCCCGCCCTGAGACACCCCCTATACCAGTACCCATCAGAAATGTGAGTAACTGCAAACCCTGGGAGGAAATGTGCTGCCCCAGAGTAAATAGCTTGTGATGGAAAGCCACTTTGTAGGGTTGTGTCTTCTGCCTTGCCAGCCCCTCAGCCCTCGGCAAAGGCCACTTCTAGAGCAGGCTGCAGGGCTCTCTTCAGAGGCTCTGTCTCAACCAGAGGTCTGCAGTGTAATTGGAATAAAAATCACTTGCCTTGGCACCAAGATGTTTTGGCATCATGGGGTCACCGGTGGCCCTTTGGCACTGACGAATAGGAGCGTTGGACGTGCCGGCACCATGAAGGACCACATGGGCTCCCAGAGGCACAAAGCAGCGTTTCTCAGGCCTGTGTGTGTAATTGCTCTGTGATGACAAGGGACGGGGAGGATCGTGTGTGTGTGCTTGGCTCAGTGGGCTGCTCACTTATGAGAAGGGCCATTGAACCAGCTCCCGGTAATTTGGTGGGGATGGGTGTGTGGAGTCTTGGAGAAAACACAGGATCACACCTTGTTCTTTCTGCTCAtcagcacagagagagagagagagagagagagagagtgtgtgtgtgtgggcggcgGGGAGCAGGGTTGGAGGCTGACCCATCCCATCAGACAGTGGCAGGCTGCTAGCAGGTGGGAATTCTGTTGACCTTTTCCAGGGCCCcagtctacctccctgaggtggAAGAGTTTGAAGCCCGGGCTCTGCTCACCATGATTTCTCATCAGCTGCTCCTCACCCAGAGGGAAACtcaccctctgtgccccacagatgGAGCAGGGAGCGCACCAGCAACAGCACAACACAGGCAGGGAACACAATCCCTTGCACCTCCTTCCATTTCTGTGACGAACCTGAGACAGAGAGCGCTGGACACGTCCGCTCAGAAATTGATCTTCCCTTCCTGGCGCCTGCTGAGTTTTTCAGCAAAGGGCTGGAGAACAGTCAATAGGTTCAAAGGAGCACACGGTTGGACAGAGTCCCTTAGTGGAGGATCTATTAATGGGATTCTCTACGGGCTACTGAAGAAGAGATGAAAGATCATAAAATACAAGAAGGATCTGAGAAGAAACTCAAAtgaaagagaacaacaagaagtcctgtggcaccttacagactaacagatattttggagcatgagcttctgtgggcaaagacctgcttgatcAGATGCGAGTggagggagggtggtttcagaagggtatttaaagaaacCTTTAGAGTTTAGGTTTTGgggtctttaaatacccctctgaagcctccccccgccccccatgcatctgatgaagtgggtctttccccatgaaagctcatgctcccaaatatctgttagtttataaggtgccacaagacttcttgttgttctcgaagctacagactaacacggctccctctctgatacttctcaaaTGAAGAAGGTTCAGGTAATTGCAGATACTAAGAAAAGACATTTTTTCTAGAGGTCCAGATACCACGATGGCTGCAATCGAGTACCTCGTATTAACGGAGGATattgatatcattggcatcatagaaacttggtggaatgaggacagtcAATGGCacagagtatcagagggggagctgtgatagtctgtagctgcagaaacagcaagcagtcctgggtcccagctgcttgccaccGTGTTTTTTCAGTTTTGGGGTGGGAGCAAGCTTGGCGTGCATGCTTCTCGCAGCTCACGGCTGTGCTGCTCGCACTCGCTCGGCTTCCTGCCGTGGGGTTGCTAGGTCTGTACAGCTTTAAAAGTGCCTGGATGCTGAGATCACACAGCCtcactgctgcaggccagggtgtCTCCACGTTCCAACTTGCTGGCACCACGGctgactcctctttcgaaagagtgggcagGGGAGCGTCTAGACGTgtcttcttttgacagaggatTTCCAAGGGGAcgctcttcctgatacaggagcGGGGTAGGGACTGCGAAATCTGCACTGCGTGCCTCTGATTTTCTTCCGACAGAACGCATGGTACGTGTAGCTGCTCCTCCCGTTCGTTCGAAAGAGGGACAGaaatttcaaatgtatttgcatgtgtagacagagCATAAAAGAGCACTCCAGGGTGATAGGTCATTGCGAAGAAgctcaatgaattctttgcattggtcttcgtGGCTGAGgttgttagggagattcccaaacctgagccgtTGAAGGAACAattctgaggaattgtccaaaactgaggtgtcattagaggaagttttggaacaagcTAAACTGCAATAAGCcagcaggaccagatggcattcacccaagagttctgaaagtcctcagctgtgccactgcagaactgctaacggtggtttgtaacccgtcctttaaatcaccttctgtaccaaatgactggaggatacctagtgtgatgccaatctttaaaaagggcccTAGAGGTGAtcttggcaattacaggctggtaagacTAACATCAATCCTGGGCAAATTAATtgaaaagaacagaattgtcagatacATGGATAAGCATgatttgttgggggaaaagtcaacatggtttctggaaAGGGAAATCCTGCCTTACATTAGAGTTCTCTGAGGGGTCCACAAACATGTGACAAGGGGGAAGCAGTGTACattgatttccagaaagcctttgatcaGGTCCCTCCCCAAGGCTGCTAAGTAGTGTAAGCCCTCATTGGATAAGAGGGCAGttcctttcatggactgataTCTGGTTGAAaggtaggaaacaaagggtgggactAAATGGTCAGTTTGCACGAGAGAGAGGAGTAACTGGTGGTTTCCCACAGGTGTCCACACTGgggccaatcctattcaacctaattataaatgatctggaaaaaggggtaaacagcagGTGACAcaatttgctgatgacactaagctgcTCGAgctagttaagaacaaagcaaactgtgaagaacttcgaAAGAGTCCCACAAAatcagctccagcaccagcacctcGTCAGCTGTACGGCCGGCCAGTcctctggcccagctgccctgggactAGCCCCTAGACTGACTTCCTCCGGAGAGCTGTGGGGACCTCTGTGGGGCTTGCCAGGCAGTAGGTGCCTCACCAGCTGACAtgctgcgctggggctggggtcgGTGTCCTGCACGGTGCATCTCCTGCGACCAGGAGCCCCATCCAGCTGGTGTGTCCAGCCAGGGCAGGCCGGCGCTCGGTCCTTTCAGGGGCACATGAGCGTAACTCAGCAGTGCTGTGACTGCACCCATATCTGGGGCCCCCACAGCCTGTGGTGAGCCTGTCGGACcagtcctgcctctggccctACAGCAAGTGGGGTTCTGCCTCTGGAGCCGTTTGTTCGTCCCGCGgctccttcctgcccagcccagctttgGGGCGGGGGCTCAGCTTGGCTGCGTCCTGCACCGGGCCTGGCTCATGGCCCTGCACTTCCACGGCTGGGACAGCTGAGAGCCTCTGCCCCCAACCATGGAAATCGCAttgggctgcagcccccagtCTCCTTAGCCCCAGCACCTACGCTCCCAACAAAGCAGGAAAACAGCCTGCCTGCCACAGAGACCAGCACGAGGCCTCCTGGCCCCGGGGCCTGGCCCCATGTGAAGCCCACTGCACAGGAGCCCAACGCCCGCTGGGGGGCGGGGACCTGATGccttcccagctctggctcctctgCCAGCCTAAGGCTGCTCTCTAGCCCCTTCTGGCTTGTGGGGCGCTCAGGCTCAGAGCCGTGCGCGCTGGAGAGCGTTGCTGGAGCGGCTGGGCAGGGCCGTGCATGTTCCCCTCCCGCAGGGCCGTTTGCTTTCCGTCCCAGGCAGGGCCGCAGGTGGTCGCGTGGGATTCCAGAGGCTGCGCGTCCTGCTGGGGGCTTGGaggtgagtctctctctctctctccccacccagtTAGCCTGGTGGATTTTTGTGGCCAGGCCATCAGAGACGACGGGCTGGTTCTCAAGGCGCACCGGGACTCCCTGTGCTACTACTTTGCAGTGCCGGGGATGGACTGTTCCCTCACCATGCAGGCGGCCTCGCCCCAGGACAAAGTCCACTTCCAGTTCCGCTTCTTGCTGGTGTATAGTCTGCTGTGCCTGGCGCCCAGCGGCAGGCCCCCGCCCAACACCACCCATGCGCCTCTGCCCCGGCAAGCGCCCggcccagcccaccagggcccggGCATCCCCTGGCCAGTGGAGACCGGGAGCTGCCAGACCCCTGTGGTGCTGGCTCTTACCTGCAGTTCTACGACGGCCCAAGTCGCACCGCCAAGCCCCTGGGGGCCCCGCTGTGTGGGATGAGTGTCCCCTGGCCCGTCCTGTCCACAGGGACCCACCTGACCCTGCGCCTGGTGACATGGGGACGGCAGCCCCGGGTGGATTTTGTGGGCGATTTTACCTCCGTCCAACTGGGTGaggtgcagcctgggctggggtgtgAGCCAAAGGGACTCGCCAGGCTGCCCAGACCCTCCCACAGCGTGTGGGCCaaagagcagcccccagccctgcaccatgcAGGTATGGGGCTGGctaccccccccctcccccaactgtgCTGGCACACACAACTCTGGCACTCGCAAACATACCCTCCCCtgctgtgtgtgcgcgcgcacacacacacacacacacaaaaaaaacccctggcacatgcacacaccccctCTCCTGCTTTGCATGAGCGCgtatgcgcacacacacaaaaactctggcacacgcgcgcacgcgcacacccACCCTTCCCTGCTGTGCATGAGCACATgtgcgcgcatgcacacacaaaccctGGCACTTGCACATGCACATCCCTGCTGCTGTGCCTgagcacgcacgcacacacacacaaaccctagCACTTGCGCGCATGCctgcacacacgcatgcacacacacacacagagtacttGTGCAtgcacacgtgtgcacacacacacacacaaaaccctggtacttgtgcatgtgtgcatgcgcGCTCAACCctggcacaggcacagctgcacacagacaTCCCCCCATGCATGCACAACCGTGGTGTGAGTGTGCACGCGCATgcgcgcacgcacgcgcacacacacacacacacacctgctgtgTATGCACATACAAAGACACAACCTGCCACAGACACAtctacacgcacacacacgagtctcagccaaggctgcacgTCCTCTCACATGTGCCCAAGTCCCTGTGGCCTGTGTAGGGTGTGTGGGGCCATATGACCTGGGCGCTGAcccagggttgctggccctgccGTGAGCCTGTTAGCCAGGGAACATGGCCCGGCCCCCGAGGCCAGCGAGCTGTGTTGGCCCAGCTGCCAGGCGGGGGGAtgtgggcgggcggggggggggggaaggagtggTGGCTTCTCTCTCATGGCTTGCAGCTCTTGCCCCAtagactggggcgggggggggggggggagtggtcACAAGAGGACCTGCAGGCCGGTCTCCCAGTCAGACCCCCCCCGCCCATGGTATCCCCCCCCGTTCCTGCCACTggtgagcccccctcccccccagagccatgTCTGTCAGCCCCCGGGCACGGAGAGCCCAGCAGACCCAGCCCAGGGCATTAGTGTCCTGTGTGTGGAGCCCAGGCAGAACGCCGGCACAGGGCCTGTGTGCAAGCGAGGCATGCCCAggacagccagccccccccgccccccaaacccccagtctacaggcaccaggcagcgcagctgggccaggccactAACCGTCTGctcagcagcccaggggctgaggcagctccctgcctgccacggCGCCGTGCGGCTCCCATGTCTGGCTCCTACACTCGGGGCGGTTAGGGCCTCTGCGTGCTGCGCTTCCCCTGAGCACCGGCTCCGCAGCGCCCATTGGCTGAAACCTGCAGCCAATGAGTGCGATGGGGCCAGAGCCTGCTGGGAGGTGTGGGTCATTGGCCCATGCAGTGGCCCTTAGACCACTTACAGTGAGAGCGAGGCGGGAGCCTGCTGGGCTTTTGCAGATGCAGTAGAGAGGCGCCTGCAtgaaggtcccaggttcaaggcCGCCCATTGGGGGTTATGCTGGAAGCCCCGATGTGAGTGCCGCCTACAGGCCGTACCCCaacctgcctcctgcacccccagcctcttgcttctgcccccacccacagctgggcccctttctctccctccctgccccccccaccccccggagccCGGACACTGGGACCCTGGCTGGTGCCGAGGCTGCGGCGAGGCTTGGCTGGCGTCAGGGCTGTGCGTGTCCCTTCCAGGGGTTGGCAGGGCTGAGTGCCACCAGGAGCTGTACTTCCAGTGCTGGAATGGCACGTGCAGCCCCCCGAGCCTGGTGTGTGACCAGACAGGTGTGGATAACTGCGGGGACGGCTCCGACCAGGCAGCCCAGTGCACAGGTCTGGGAGGGGGGGGCGCTGCGACGTAGGGGCCCAAGCCTGCCAGCAGCTCTGTGGGATCCTTAGGGCAAGGCAGCAGGAGCTCTGCACTGCGCCCCTCCCAGCCTAGGGGCTCCCTGGTGCAGTTACAGGCCTATACATGGGGGGCTGCAACTGCCCCCCCCAtgggctgccctgcctcttcccggcctctccctgaccagcctggatGGGgtttacctggggcaggggccaggtggcagcagccacctcagggGGGcacctcccctacccccacactcaccacaggGCGCTCCCCGATGAGCCGCTGGCGGGGTCCCACCccccctggggaagtggggctccatggctgggtggctgaggtgGAGCCCTGCACCGTGAGCACAGGGAatctgcccccctgccccgcccaggctgagtggggccaagggggctggggtcaggtgtgggggatgttggggccttgtggtggggggtggctggtcaggggatggggcaaagcaggggtggctgaaaggggcagggccacctGGAGTCAAGGgttgggggagaagggcagggctggagggaggggtcagggcctgATGGGGGGCCTGGTGTTGCCCCCAGTTCCTGGGTACAGGCCTGAGTTACGCCTCCCTCTCCCATCCAGGTCacacccccacagcagcagctcgcCAGCCTGTGAggacccctgcagctgcccccacgcTCCATGCGATGGGGAAGAGCCAGACCTGGGCCTCAGAGCCCAGGCCCCAGGCTGAGCCTGCAGCAGGTACCTACGGCCACATGCAACGGCCAGCCTGGCCTTGTGAGGGATCAGGGTACAGCCCGGGACTGGGGTATGGGCCGGCTCTGGGCACACCCATTGGCGCTCCtctctgcacctcctcccagGTGAGCAGCGGGCAAGGAGGGAGTGGGAGTGGAGTCCTGGCACTGTGGACCACAGGTTaatctggcccctgcagctgttGAGCCCCAGAGTCAGTGGCTACGCACCCAGAGCCACACCGGGGGCCAGGGAATTGAGCTGTGTCCCAGCTCCGGCTGCTAACCACTGGGCCAGCCTTCCtagagccctgccctgctgtcagCCAGCTCTTTACAACAGGGTTGCCAGGTGTGTTTGCGTGTGCGTCAGCAGTGAGAGCTGAGGGGTGTGCAACCAAAGAGGGCTGTCCGTATGTGCAAGCTGCGTGAGCGTGCTAGGACTCATGCGCATGTGTGTAATGATGGACATGTGTGATGACAGGTGTGCGTGAGCTGACAGGTGTGCAATGCCAGACATGCATGTATATAATGACAACTGCATGCATAAGGTTGTCACACTAGTGTGCGCAATGGCACATGCCTAGGTATGACGGGGTGTGCTTGGGCGTGCCAGGTGGCTGTATAATGACGAGTGGAGGGGATGTGCAGCAGTGTGTGCAAGCACCCCAGTGTGCACTGCATGTGCATGTGGGTGTGCAGGta
Proteins encoded in this window:
- the LDLRAD2 gene encoding low-density lipoprotein receptor class A domain-containing protein 2, with protein sequence MAAIEYLVLTEDIDIIGIIETWWNEDISLVDFCGQAIRDDGLVLKAHRDSLCYYFAVPGMDCSLTMQAASPQDKVHFQFRFLLVYSLLPPGPGHPLASGDRELPDPCGAGSYLQFYDGPSRTAKPLGAPLCGMSVPWPVLSTGTHLTLRLVTWGRQPRVDFVGDFTSVQLGECHQELYFQCWNGTCSPPSLVCDQTGVDNCGDGSDQAAQCTGHTPTAAARQPVRTPAAAPTLHAMGKSQTWASEPRPQAEPAAGARLPELLALYRLPGLVRAPSCSAAGRLAARGPCSGCWRRKAGPCGAALGRAPSRESKLRSPRFRRPRVPLGLGAAQLPPPVTQTNPSPTGCGEQ